The sequence AGGTCACTAAGGCATTGTTGATTCTATCTAGTTCTAGTTCGGTAATATACTTCCTTTCGAGGCAATATCAAAGGAACATCTTTCTATGAACTTGCTCAATTTATGatatatacaaaatacacaagtctGGTATGGCATCATGTTCTTTCAAATGATTGCCAAGAATTATGTTCTGAAGAGAACAACCAATATGCCAGACTATACACATGTCATAGTAGTCATAATTCATTGTTATAATCACATCATATTAGTATCGTATATCAATGATGACTCATGATTAGTCAATAGTCATTCTATGTCCATGTACCTCTCTATGCACCCGTGCAAAATTATTATGTACAATTGATTTTGCTTAAAGTTTATAGTATAATCAATTTCCTAGAATAGCTACTCCAGATGTGTTTGTACCAGGAGATGATACGTTAGTGCAGTGATTATGAGGACTGATTGCACAATGATTGGAAGCATGGATGGATGTGGCCATGAGTTACCTGTGAGGTGGAAGTGTCTGGCTTGGTTTCCTGTACGGTACTGTCCTTGTGTTCCTGTAACGTACAACACACAACTTTCTATAATGGAACAAAGGACTACAAAACTCTATTCATCCAGCTAAATTGTCTAAGAAAGAAAAATTCACATGTAGCCACTTTAAGGCTGTAGGGACAGTATCTTGGGCACAGTAGGTGGAACCCATCCCTCCCCTTTCAataccttttacctccccaaccaaaattAGGTATCCAttttacatctgggtggagtgagggaaGCTGTGTTGAGTACCTTCCTGAGGACACAACATCTAGCTAAGAATCTAACCAGTGACCCCTGGTCTAACCACTTTTAGCAATGCCATCTTGTCATGCCTGTATTCAGGATTTTGTTCCCAGGGTTCTTTTTGTAGATTATTTGGACCAGCAAGCCCTGATGGCACAAGCTTTCtagcagagcccatccctcctctccttccaccagaTTTTACCTTGCGTACAGAAAttcaggtactcatttccacacCACAGTTGAGTAAGGAAAGTTGTCTTTGCCAAAAACACAATGCCTGGAGAGAAATACCAGGGATCGAACCCATGACCTATCAATCTCGTGTCCCCTAGCCTAGCCACTCAGCCACTCccgccacccccaccccacccacacacacacactttggGATCAAATGCTGGCCACAAACATACTCCCAAAAATATCTTAACCTATTGGTCAATGCTATTGTGATAAGAGGTCTATTTCCATGAACACGTATTAATCATGCACATGTGCTGGAATATCATGATACAGTTACAAGCGGATGAGCAGTCCACCTTTTCCATTGGTTACATTATACAATGACTGGACTTCTCACACATTCAAGGTAGAAATTTATATTTCACCAGTAAGAAGTTTGTGTTTATTAGCTTTCATCACCAGAGCAACATCCTTGAATGGGAGTCCTcctcaaacatacatacaagctGTGCACAGATAGGTATAGATGGAAGGAAGTTGTTAGTAGATTAATGATGAAGAGCAGGTGCTGAGAGCGCTGACAAGTAGAATATCTGCAAAGGATAATAAGCTACTTCACAGTTCGAATGCGTTGTGGTCTCAGGTCAAAGTTTAAGCTCCCTTACTTGTACACAATTTACTTCCAAGGGGCTTTAACCTCTGACCTTACCCATAATCCTGTGCAGTGCTAGAACTGTGAGGTGGCTTATCATAGGAGTCATGAGGAGTACATTAGAACATCTGTAAATAATTatggaaagagaaagagaaCATTAGTGCATTAGGCTATAAAAGAGTTTTGCAAACATATCATATAAAGTGTATTCTCAATACCTGACCCTGGCATAAGTTAAACTTGTTAGGAGGTTTAGCCTGTGCATGTACGAGTTCTGTTAGATAGTCAATACATGTGTACTTGGTCCAGATAGATGATGCAGTTGCACGTCAAGCATAGATATTGCACAGATGATGCAGTTGCACGTCAAGCATATTGCACATACATGACAATCTATTAGCAATCAAGTGTGACTTAGTAAAGACAGAAAACTAGGCTTCatcaaatctacatgtatacagcatacatgtaatgcaataTGCATTTGCCACAACAATCAAACAGATCAGAAGGcttgcgtatgtgtgtgtgccctTACTGGCCCCAAAAGAGGTCCAAAGATCTACATTTAATTTCTTTTCAACTGAATAAGAACGCTGTTCAAGAtcagtgtgtgtgcgtgcacacGTGCACGTTTGTGTGTCTGCTCATGTGCATGAATGTACACAACTGTTGATTCAATTTGAAGAAATTTTTCATTATCTCCCGGCAGAACTGTTTTCCTGAACCTAAGATAAAGTCCTAAAGAGTCAGTTGTGTATTCTGTATGATGAGCTTGAGAAATGAGTCAAACTTACCTGTTGGTCCTTGAAGCTGGAAGGAAGACTCTTGTCCTGTTCCTCCTCCACACTGAGGAGCGGGCCAGTCTTCAGGGACGAGCCGAGCGACTCCCTGCGTGCGGGAACACACTCGCTGGTGCAGCGCCGCCGGTCCACCGGGATGTGGATGGGCTGGGGCGCAGAGTCGCTGTGAGGATGGTCCACAGACAGGGAGTGTTTCAGTTTGATGTGAGGCCTGTTGGGGGGAGAGAACATGATATTGTCTGACTCAGTAAGGACAATGATCAGATTGTGAAATGCCTGGCCACTTGTTTGGGTAACTTTTTTATTGTGCATGACATTGCCACTTCCTCACTACCTTCTCTGATCCCTTGTGAAGTTCTAACCCACTTGAATACAACTTCATGCATTTTGAGTGGTAAAGTGCATTTGGTTTCATATTGACAGTCTAGAAATTTTTGTTGCACTGTTGATAAATGAATGTAGTTACAGTAATAAAGTTACAATTGTTAAAAATGGTCTATCTTTTTTTGTCCCATACAGTAAAATTCTATAAGATAAAAGGATGGTTGTTGAGGAAAACCCTGCTCTTTATCTTCAACCTTCTACCTACTACATAAATCCATATCCAATACAGATTGAGTAGCCAGCTGAGAGTGCAAAAGGTTATATCATATAAGCTATCTATGCAGAGGGATAATAAATGACTAATGATGAGTGACAGTTTGGACTGACCTTGCAGGACTGTAGCTGTGGCTCATGGCAGTTCCATctacctccccctcccccacctgcACCAGGCTGTCTGCACTCAGGTCCGACCCCGTCCTGGTCAGGCTGGTCTGACTCACCGTCGCCATGGGGTGGATCGGAGGGGCTGATTGGATACTGTGGAAGCTCTCTATGGACTGGCTGGGAGTTAGGAATTGCCTGGGAGGAGAACAACAtaagacagagagagatggaAATAGGTCTATAAGGAAATACAGTATTATGTCTATTACGCTGCAAATCAATATGACACACAGTTTTTCTAAGTACACATGTAGGAACACCCTAGTAATTACCCAATTAGCCCTATTACTCTAATGTCTTTTCAGAGAAGATTTCTCAAATGtgtaaaattctgattgactagTGACTGTAACAGGGCACATATTGGCCACATGTTGATTCAGACCGAGCTTCCAAGAAATCCACAGAAACTGATGATCACagatatattatatttataaacatcttgtatttttgctGACCAAGGAGGAGATAAGGGAGAAGAAAGGGAAGATCTATAGTTATCTAATTAGCTGTCAAGCACATCTGGTCTGATTATATCAGCACCCAGCTCAGGAATAAATAGAAGGCAGATTTGAGATTGAGCTAGTAAGATTGAGCGGTCAGATGAGATGAGTTGAGGCAAAGTGAGGAGAGGACGTGACAGTGCAGAATAAAGATTGTTACTCCGCCACGGCAACCATTAAGCGTCTGTGATCATTCTCTACCGGAGTTCTACGGCTAGCCCCGTCTCGACTTCTTTACATAACCATATCAAGCCAGAGGTGACCAGTCTTCAACTGTAACTTGCCAGACAACAAATTTCACCATGACAAAGCCCTGTTATTTTTTAATGCCccattttcaatgtcatgttagAGGTCTAAGTCCACAAACTCGGCAGAATGGAACAGTCCTGAACAGCAAGagtttatgttatgttatgttaagcACCCACATCCCCACTCACCGGCTTCCTCCTCTCAAGTCTGTTACCACTACATTAAGGAATGGGACAAGGAGAGACTTGCAATGCTGGcacctgaaacaaaacaaagaaaaaattaaGACTATCATAAACATTTTCCTTTATATCCTAAACAATTAAACAAGCACTCTCACAGTTCCAGTAACACAGGGATTGTGGGTAAACTCTGAGAAGTTAGCAAGCATCCACATTGCAAACACATCAAGACAAAGAGCTGTTTACAAGTGAGGGACATCAGGAAATATATTCTCTACATCAGATGTGCATGCACAAATTGAAAGACTTAGAGCATGTGCATGCATATacggtatgtatgtacaaaatgatcATGTATACCAAAATTAAAATCGAAGTCATAGGAATTTGCATTTTGCATGACACTGTAAGACAGCAGTTTATGAAAAAATTATGGTGGCTGAAAAACAAAGTTATATTACAAGTGGGCCGGCCCCTGCTGTAATGCTTGCACAGGTGTGGGCCATAGTCGGAGATAGACACTAGAAAACTACCTATAAACCAAAAGTTGTGGGAAGGATCTTAACTCTAGCCTTCTCTAGTAGAACTGCCAAAGCgaataaccaatacaaatttgtgTAGCTAAGTGGGTACCTTAGCCAGATGAAGTTAACTATACCGACTCTATGTTAAGGTGTAACTTAACTATACCCACTCTGTGTTACGGTGTAAGTTAACTATAACCACTCTGTGTTAAGGTGTAAGTTAACTATACccactcttttttttttttttttttttttactcaatggtcaccacgtaacaaggcctgaaggccactcaaggttacgggttacatgattggaactgtaacagcaactcttcgccctaggtcagaaacatcatgattgagaccagcccaattgctcactatgagtgaggactatctgacccaataggcgaagcaggggttacgagggctgctcgggagattccctacccctattttggccggaatggtttgatccgctcggaaggatgttcgcacatgtggcgacATTTGTCgattctttaacgtgcatagggtatggctctccccatacacgggacctccatttaacgtcctatccgagggacgactcatttttcacttgagtaaagtgaggaaagtcgtgtaaagtgcctttcccaagggcacaagaccggcaacacggcaagcggattcgaaccggcgacctctcggtcacgggccgagtacactaccactgtgctacgcggccccactctGTGTTAAGGTGTAAGCTAACTATACCCACTCTGTGTTAAGGTGTAAGTTAACTATACCCACTCTGTGTTAAGGTGTAAGTTAACTATAACCACTCTGTGTTATGTTGTAAGTTAACTATACCCACTCTGTGTTAAGGTGTAAGCTAACTATACCCACTCTGTGTTAGGGTGTAGGTTAACTATACCCACTCTGTGTTAGGGTGTAAGTGAACTATACCCACTCTGTGTTAGGGTGTAAGTGAACTATACCCACTCTGTGTTAAGGTGTAAGTGAACTGTACCCACTCTGTGTTAAGGTGTAAGTTAACTATACCCACTCTGTGTTAAGGTGTAAGTTAACTATACCCACTCTGTGTTCAGGTGTAAGTGAACTATACCCACTCTGTGTTAAGGTGTAAGTGAACTATACCCACTCTGTGTTAAGGTTGGAATCATCAGGTGTCCATCCTGCCATGATCTCCTCATCGTACAGCAGGGTGTTACAGCTGTAGCACCTCATACAGCTGCTCATGCGCACCTCCATGGCGTAGTTATGGAATATACTCTGGGTGCTGGCATATCTGGAGGACCCGTGGCTGTCAAGGGAGTCCCTTCGGTTCAGCATGCCTGGCATGGGAAGGCTCCCTGTATGGAGGTGAGATGGGCATAATGAACACACTGGTCAGTAGTCATTTGATAGAATAATCGTCAGAGTTCTATACATAATACCTAAAGTCTTGTTAATTTTAACTtctatttacctttgccagaatggctaaggttatgttttaggcttgtgagtctgtctgtctgtgtgtgtgttaacagcataactcaagaagccttggatggatcccgataatatttggtacgtggataggggtcgggaaaacgaaggtcaagttcgataatgggccccctagcggcttgctaaggtactgcagcagaacctcaatttttgatatcttgtgttctggacatgctgtggttatgatttttgagtggtagatagcccttggggcagagagtaagtactattattttggaccccctagcggcttgtttggaactgcagtcgccgatttcctttcaaactttggacgagaataactcgagaacgtgttgatggatcgtcacgatttttggtatgtagatagcccaagtaacactgtacattatggaatactaattatgcaaatcagcaactaattttcataattaatgaggaaagtttataaatccgctgcatttcatgataggactttcaaacttgtcacatatatagatgagaaatagagaaaaatcaatccatattaattatgcaaatagagacctcatttgcataattaatgagaaaatataaacgtgttgacggatcgtcatgatttttggtatgtagatagccacatggaagacttacatgatggaattctaattatgcaaatcgacagctaatttgcataattaatgaggaaagtttgtaaatccactgcattcctttataggactttcaaacttgtcacatttgtagctgagaaagaaagaaatatctatacatattaattatgcagatgatgatctcatttgcataattaatggcaaaatatgaacatgttgacggatcgccttttttttggtatgtagatatcctaagtaaaaacttacataatgagatactaattatataaattaacaatttgcataattaatgcggaaagttgataaatccactgcatttcgtgataggactttcaaacttgacacatatggaactgagaaagatggcagagactaAGAGGTGTATGTGTGGATCCGGttatgtcttttcttgaactgcaggagccggtttagtttcctactttgaaagagaataagtcaagaagggatgaaaggatcatcatgatttttggtatgctgatagtgatagcttaagtgatgcttgatacaatttaatatcattatgtaaatagggatctaatttgtataagcaatggcgaaatgttatgagcCAACTCctggcatataaaataaaatgtaatgagtaacacatctatgtctacagacatcattctacataacaaacctggtttatttggcaaaggtatgtgttcgtggaaatCTAGTTGAAAAATACTGAAGCCAGCGTTCCTGCCCTACAACTGCCTAAGGGGAAGGGGTTTCATCCCAGGGTCTGCCCCAGCACAGACCTGTTGTAAGGACTTCATTGatcattttggatggtgacgTAAAGCCAGCAATCGCGCAACACACTTATCGCAAAGTTCGAATGACCCTGTATGCTGGACTAACAAAGTGAGCTGTAGTGAAGCAGCACCAGCTACTTCCATAAGCTTCATACTTTACCTTTGTTgataaaatgtgataaaataaGAGGCTTTGTAACTCAAAAACTTGCTATACAAGATGTAAATATGAGCACATggggcaaataaaatcaacTGTCTTCAACTTGAGTTAACAGTAAAAAATCTTGCACAGCAGAGCAGCCAGTACATCAGTATGTTTTGTAAGATTATGAGACACTGTTATAGGCAATAATTAGATGGACTGACCTGACATCATATCAGGAGGTGTTCCGACCAGATGTGTCTCACTCCTGCTCAAGTAGTCCAGGTTCCTGGAGCTCCTCTTGGGAGTTCTCTCTCCTTCCGAGTCATCCCCGTCGAAGGTCACCAGGCTGTCCAGTTCTGGGGCCCTCAGCATGTTGTCCGACCTGCTCGTCAGCGAGCTGCCCATGAATTTACTGGCCATGGCACTGGCCGCCGCTTTGAACACGTCCAGTTTGGAACTGGAGCCCGACCCCTGGCGGCTGTGGACTGGCGTGAGGGAGGGGGAGGCCCTGTCCTTCAAGCCGGTCACCTCGCTCATGGAGCGAGGCATGCTGGGGGAAGATGTAGGAGAGGTGCCCCTTCCAGGACTGAACATGCTGGCAGCAGCAGATTTCAGGAAGCTGAAGCTGGAGCCAGAACCTTGTCTATTGTGAGAAGGTGCTCTTGAGGGGAGGGAGGCAGCCACTGCTACAACTAGTCCTGATTCATCTGGGCTCTCCGACAACTTACTACTCAACGGACTGCGGGCAGAGCCAGCCGAGCTGAGCTTAGCGTGACAGCTGGGAGACTTGTGCATGTGTCGGACAACTTCTCGAGGAGGACTAGTGTTAGCAGATGTGGGCGAAGTACCTGTGCTGTCAAAGTTCTGAAACAGTTTTGGCATGTCCGACTCTAATGCCAGACTTAGGGACCTGTCAGTCTTACCTTTCGGTTCGCTTGGCACTGACTTTGCTATTTTCTCCTGTTTGGAGTCCATATCATCATCCAATGGCAGTAAAGGATGGAAGGAGGCCTCGGTGAGGCTGGGCCGTCTTATCCTAGGCCTTCCAATGCTATTGCACTTGGCTTCAGATTCGTCTTTTGCGTCATCTTTTGTTTCATCAGTCTCTTCTTTATCCAGGTCTTCATTTAAAAATGGGTCCCACTGATTTTCCCATGAGTCTTTCCTGACCaactctttcttcttcttttcatccTCCTCTGACTGCTTCCTTGACATCACACTGTCTCCAGAGCTCCTTTTCAACCTGGTGGCTGCCCCTGCAGCCTTTCTGTGTTTCATGACAGAGGCATCACTACTGGAGCGGGAGCGGCTCCCGTCCGAGAACCATCCCACGCTGGCCGGACGTGAGGCACCTTTGATCCTCTGTCGAGCCTGGTTGACACTGTCGTCTCGACTCAACCCAGACAGCAGTTTGGCGTCACCTTTGAATAGGTCAATCTTCAACTCTCCGTCCATCTCGCTGTCATGACTCCCCTGTCGGGACAGCACCTCCGTGAGGGTGACATTGCTGTCCCCGCTCGGGTACCGCGGCCGTTCCACTCCGCTGCCGCCACTGCCTCCAGCTGCACGCTTCATCTTGGAGGGGTCTCCCGCGCTCTTGTGTCTCTTCCTGGTGGAGCGTGCAGGTCTGAAGGCGGCAGAGAGGCTGTACGAGCGCTCGTGGAAGACAGGCTCCTCCACAGAGGTCTGACTGGTGATGAGAAGTCCTGCCGCACTACCTGTGAGGAATGACAAATACTTCTGTCCATACTACAGAGATACAGTACAAAAACATAGTGTACTACTGTATGGTACAATGCtgtaatacatatacatgaaatgcacatacaaaatgtattttcggCACACATGTCCATAGGATAATGATGCATTCCTTGCACCAAATGATGAATATCTGATATGCTTATTTATATCTGCCTTTGAGAATAGTTCCAGTGCAGCTCTCAAAAGTGCAACAACTTTTGATAATCATTCAAGGACAAAACAAGGAGAGCACAGCACAAAAACACAAGCAGGCACCAGGAAGCCTCACACAACATGCATAGCTACTGACATTCAATAGCAGAGCTATGGGGACACAGCCCCTAAACCTACAGCCAAGCTGCTCAAGCTGTAATACTGGTGAGAACTAACAAATAACATACACAAAAGTGCAAACAGTAAAGGCAGCAAAGATGTTGGTGAAGTTAGTAATGTTGTAATAGCTTGAGCTTGATGGGGGGAAGATTTGAAGAGGACAAAGTCATGCAGAGAGACTGCGCTGTATCCTTTCTTGTCTCCTTTTTTTGTCCTTTCTAATAAAAATGACTGGCAACTTCCATGGCATTTCACTGGTTTTACTCAATTTTATCAGCATTAATCGAAAGAATTACAGCTTTGAGAGGCCTTTTTGTCAGAGAATCCATAAAGGTTATCTAAGATCATTACCTCTCTAGCGCAATTACCCCGGGGTATAGTGGCACagggaaaaaaatcaaagttttgtTACTATTGTCAACTGATCTGCACGTGCAAGCCACCGCAAACAAGCTAGCTAGTCTTTACAAGCTGATAATGATTGCAAAGCCCTCTCCATTGCTATAAGTGCTACAGATTGAAGTGGTGTATAATACTGCCCTAACGCTCAGGGTTTGATGCTGATGTGGTCTGGCATTGGTGAATGATTAGTGGTTGGCGCATTAGAACAGCATTAATGCAAAAAATTGTGAGGGGATCTGGGCTGGGATGTCATCTAAGCAGCACTCATCCAGCATTACACACCACTTTCATAATAATCATGGCTGGACTGGTGAGAAAGCGCTGCCTTCGGCCATGCAATGGTGCGACTGGACAACAACATCAACTGTTTTTAGCATGTTACAGTCACGCTGGTATGACTCACCGATAGGAACAACACCATCGGGCAGAGATATCAAgcgtttcactttcacttttggCCTTCCATGGCCTTCAATATCCTTCCCTGGTGAGGAAAAACATGCAGAAATGTGGAGGAAACATTCAAACAGCATGCAGAAATTAAGGGCAATTAAGTATGGTAAGTGAGTAATAATGGATGGTATAAAGCATTACTATTAGATGACCTCTTATGAGTTAGATATGAATATGTATATGGGGGATAGTAGAAATagaaaatacagatacagacataaagcaAAACTAGTACCAAGTACGATTCAAGtcttaagaaagaaaaagaacagaaTAGGACAGTTCTGTAAACCAATGGTTCGAATAAGTTATTTTGCACCACTAGGTCATTACTGTTATATATTTTGCCTGTGGATAACATATTTTGTGACAGAATGACAATGTCTAATGtgaaatgtttaatttttggATGTGCCAAAATGTTTCTAACTTTTGTCAACCCAAGCAGCTTATTGCATTTTcaattggaaactgaagaattAAGTAAGTCTGAAGAAATGAAGACCATGGTGATGCACATTTATTGTGGAAGGAAAATGAAcataacacacaaaacaaaaagaagagaGGAAAGCAATCAAGACAAGAGGATCTGGTATACCGGTAGCAAAGTGTACGAGAGAGACAGCATTGACTCATGGGAAAATGTAACCTGATCTACTTGACATACTTTCAAGGTATCAGAGCTTAATCAGTCCCCTGCACCTTTTGACTACAAATTTGTGGTGCAACTGCCATTGGTATGGCTATCACTACACAGTACTATGGTGATCCCGTGTGGAAACATATTGGAACCAATCACTTAAGATTACAATTTGAAGCACATATGCAATAATAGTGGAACTGGTGAAGTGAGGTGAGATGCAATAATCACACAGCACATTAATGACAAGTTGATGCTCAGAAAAAGTAGGCATTACAGTTCAGTACAAAACTCTCCCTACTGACAATTCTTCAATGTGATATACTGTAGCATATATAATTGCCTTTACCTTCCTTTAGCTCAGTCCAAAAGAACATTGTTATAATATCAAATTGCGATGACTTACTTGTGCTTCCCCTTAGAGTACTTATACTGCTCATACTGCCGGAGTTACGGACGATACTGCTGACGCGTGGACGGAATGGTTCAGGCCCATCATAGTCAACCGGCTCGAACTTGGGCTGCTCCTGAACGGTGGCATCTGAGTCCACTCCGTTTGTATCATCTTCATTTTCTGCAGGTTAACAGAAAAGATTAGACAAGTGTCCAAAGCACAGTCTGTAGAAATATGTGCTATTCATGTGTCATTCCCTTCACTGGGAAATGTCCAGATTTCATGAGGATGccttggaagagtccattcttgcatggagaaAAGATAAAATTGGAAAAATTCCATTTTGGACTTGGATGACTTTATCACAATTTTGGGGGCCGAAATAATTTTACGAATGTTCCTTTAGTCAACAGGGGTGAGTCTTAATACAAGGTGCTTATTTTAGTATGGAGGAGGAATGGGTGTGAAACATTCTGTTTGATTCCGTATGCTCCAATACTGGTAATGGATTTATTACAAGGTACTAGACTTACCTGAACTGNNNNNNNNNNNNNNNNNNNNNNNNNNNNNNNNNNNNNNNNNNNNNNNNNNNNNNNNNNNNNNNNNNNNNNNNNNNNNNNNNNNNNNNNNNNNNNNNNNNNNNNNNNNNNNNNNNNNNNNNNNNNNNNNNNNNNNNNNNNNNNNNNNNNNNNNNNNNNNNNNNNNNNNNNNNNNNNNNNNNNNNNNNNNNNNNNNNNNNNNNNNNNNNNNNNNNNNNNNNNNNNNNNNNNNNNNNNNNNNNNNNNNNNNNNNNNNNNNNNNNNNNNNNNNNNNNNNNNNNNNNNNNNNNNNNNNNNNNNNNNNNNNNNNNNNNNNNNNNNNNNNNNNNNNNNNNNNNNNNNNNNNNNNNNNNNNNNNNNNNNNNNNNNNNNNNNNNNNNNNNNNNNNNNNNNNNNNNNNNNNNNNNNNNNNNNNNNNNNNNNNNNNNNNNNNNNNNNNNNNNNNNNNNNNNNNNNNNNNNNNNNNNNNNNNNNNNNNNNNNNNNNNNNNNNNNNNNNNNNNNNNNNNNNNNNNNNNNNNNNNNNNNNNNNNNNNNNNNNNNNNNNNNNNNNNNNNNNNNNNNNNNNNNNNNNNNNNNNNNNNNNNNNNNNNNNNNNNNNNNNNNNNNNNNNNNNNNNNNNNNNNNNNNNNNNNNNNNNNNNNNNNNNNNNN comes from Branchiostoma floridae strain S238N-H82 chromosome 2, Bfl_VNyyK, whole genome shotgun sequence and encodes:
- the LOC118408866 gene encoding C-myc promoter-binding protein-like, yielding MNYISYKAENEDDTNGVDSDATVQEQPKFEPVDYDGPEPFRPRVSSIVRNSGSMSSISTLRGSTRKDIEGHGRPKVKVKRLISLPDGVVPIGSAAGLLITSQTSVEEPVFHERSYSLSAAFRPARSTRKRHKSAGDPSKMKRAAGGSGGSGVERPRYPSGDSNVTLTEVLSRQGSHDSEMDGELKIDLFKGDAKLLSGLSRDDSVNQARQRIKGASRPASVGWFSDGSRSRSSSDASVMKHRKAAGAATRLKRSSGDSVMSRKQSEEDEKKKKELVRKDSWENQWDPFLNEDLDKEETDETKDDAKDESEAKCNSIGRPRIRRPSLTEASFHPLLPLDDDMDSKQEKIAKSVPSEPKGKTDRSLSLALESDMPKLFQNFDSTGTSPTSANTSPPREVVRHMHKSPSCHAKLSSAGSARSPLSSKLSESPDESGLVVAVAASLPSRAPSHNRQGSGSSFSFLKSAAASMFSPGRGTSPTSSPSMPRSMSEVTGLKDRASPSLTPVHSRQGSGSSSKLDVFKAAASAMASKFMGSSLTSRSDNMLRAPELDSLVTFDGDDSEGERTPKRSSRNLDYLSRSETHLVGTPPDMMSGSLPMPGMLNRRDSLDSHGSSRYASTQSIFHNYAMEVRMSSCMRCYSCNTLLYDEEIMAGWTPDDSNLNTECQHCKSLLVPFLNVVVTDLRGGSRQFLTPSQSIESFHSIQSAPPIHPMATVSQTSLTRTGSDLSADSLVQVGEGEVDGTAMSHSYSPARPHIKLKHSLSVDHPHSDSAPQPIHIPVDRRRCTSECVPARRESLGSSLKTGPLLSVEEEQDKSLPSSFKDQQEHKDSTVQETKPDTSTSQHTKLIVRGGVAANPRVAEIRKECLGSFKYRPQQLLPEAVSYLGMAAAGDADSEAKARPIWLGRTKVIPLEHKLNRPKSKSVEALLEDSSPKTTITRSASLEGIRSSVENSGCSGDGGETTVLNSRLCRSVGSGLDETGSESPPSSSTPQRVVTGLDETTGQVDSMDTEFLAVAAQRPQPDPITVPYLSPLVLRKEVENVLESEGDSSLTRPDFVDQHPIIYWNLVWYFRRLDVPSNLIGLVLSAEITTKAAEIPKQWLSADSKHVCVKVLWDNINLHEEPGQPLYLMWNAHAQKSSLAHALITEEKLSSKRFMQSIVTSIQSNDLLTPMKYMLQEYHKHKATQGRHRSIYREILYLSLVSLGRDNIDHDAFDREYKLAFSRLSEDLQAMTQEDDKPPSARTLWCRRIFSSLYL